The Acidicapsa ligni genome has a window encoding:
- the xrtE gene encoding exosortase E/protease, VPEID-CTERM system, which translates to MVASIPHHQALVGPAAPVGIVAFAVFIGLGYSRLKTDRESLPFGWLPFIVHALLMVGVFIGSIAVAHGSHLIVELRIAIVAAIALLAVACVPISAWIRTLRTTHFLWLYSLLAGATALYLRSPFQSIWNGSSSAPGRILQGITFDSVRLVLQAVLPGVTVDPASFTIGTPNFVVIVAEACSGLEGLALVLVFTTLWLWYFRKESRFPQALVLIPCALISVWILNVVRISALVLIGNAFSSEIAMVGFHSQAGWIAFTAVALAFSMAMRKLSWVRKDPVTSSAHGGAVVSTLSLEESGESPATAAYLVPFLAILAATFISRAASGHFEWLYPLRFVAAAFSIWHYRAEYKNLNWRFSWTAPLGGTIVFLIWIASTFWSKQTGTDNAAGNLGTALASLSPIARYTWLIFRVTAAVITVPIAEELAFRGYLTRRLINRDFDTVLFRRLTYLAIAISSAAFGLMHGQHWVVGIIAGLVYALILKRSGKIGDAIAAHATSNLLLAAWVLIGGHWSFW; encoded by the coding sequence GTGGTCGCCAGCATTCCGCATCATCAGGCACTCGTAGGCCCTGCCGCTCCTGTCGGCATCGTCGCCTTCGCCGTCTTCATCGGACTCGGCTACTCCCGCCTCAAAACAGATCGCGAAAGCCTCCCTTTTGGCTGGCTGCCCTTTATCGTCCACGCCCTGCTGATGGTCGGTGTCTTTATCGGAAGCATCGCTGTCGCTCATGGCAGTCATCTCATCGTAGAGTTGCGTATTGCCATAGTCGCTGCCATAGCCCTGCTTGCCGTGGCCTGCGTACCCATCTCGGCCTGGATTCGCACCCTCCGCACCACTCATTTCCTCTGGCTCTATTCCCTGCTCGCGGGCGCTACCGCTCTGTATCTGCGTAGCCCATTCCAATCCATCTGGAATGGCTCAAGCTCTGCGCCTGGACGCATCCTGCAAGGCATCACCTTCGACTCAGTCCGCCTCGTATTGCAGGCAGTTCTGCCCGGAGTCACCGTCGATCCCGCATCCTTCACCATCGGCACCCCGAACTTTGTCGTCATCGTCGCTGAGGCCTGCTCCGGTCTCGAAGGCCTCGCACTGGTTCTCGTCTTCACCACGCTATGGCTCTGGTACTTTCGCAAGGAAAGCCGCTTTCCCCAGGCACTCGTGCTCATTCCCTGTGCCCTCATAAGCGTCTGGATACTGAATGTTGTTCGTATCAGCGCACTTGTCCTCATCGGTAACGCATTCTCCAGCGAAATCGCCATGGTTGGCTTCCATTCCCAGGCCGGTTGGATTGCATTCACCGCCGTAGCTCTCGCCTTCTCCATGGCCATGCGCAAACTCTCTTGGGTCCGCAAAGATCCCGTTACTTCCAGCGCGCACGGCGGAGCAGTCGTCTCAACACTCTCCCTTGAAGAATCCGGGGAATCTCCAGCTACAGCCGCATACCTCGTTCCCTTCCTCGCGATTCTCGCTGCGACCTTCATTTCTCGCGCCGCCTCTGGCCACTTTGAATGGCTCTACCCCCTGCGCTTCGTCGCCGCCGCATTCTCCATCTGGCATTACCGCGCTGAATATAAAAACCTGAATTGGCGCTTCAGTTGGACCGCACCCCTGGGAGGCACAATCGTCTTCCTGATCTGGATCGCATCCACCTTTTGGAGCAAGCAAACCGGTACCGACAACGCGGCTGGCAATCTCGGCACCGCTCTGGCCTCACTCTCGCCCATTGCTCGCTATACCTGGCTGATATTTCGTGTCACAGCAGCCGTCATCACCGTACCCATTGCCGAAGAACTCGCCTTCCGCGGCTACCTCACTCGCCGCCTCATCAATCGCGACTTCGACACAGTTCTCTTCCGCCGACTCACCTATCTCGCTATCGCAATCTCCTCTGCCGCCTTTGGGCTCATGCACGGCCAGCACTGGGTCGTCGGAATCATCGCCGGTCTGGTCTATGCATTGATTCTCAAAAGGAGCGGCAAAATCGGCGACGCCATCGCTGCGCATGCCACCAGCAATCTGCTATTAGCTGCCTGGGTACTCATAGGCGGCCATTGGAGCTTCTGGTAG
- a CDS encoding RecQ family ATP-dependent DNA helicase — translation MASLAIVDPIPNESLSLAELLHKFFGFPTFRANQEAVCRATVDGEDVLLVMPTGAGKSLCYQLPAIARGGTALVISPLIALIEDQCAKLTSLGFAVARIHSGLDRSVSRQACVDYLNGTLQFLFIAPERLRVPGFPEMLAKRKPALIAIDEAHCISQWGHDFRPDYRMLGQYLPALRPAPVIALTATATPAVQRDIVAQLGLAKAKKFIHGFRRSNLAIEVVEVPMPMRADLVCELLKDPARRPAIIYAPARKRAEELASQLSQVCTASAYHAGLPAEIRENVQQNFQSGKLDCVVATIAFGMGIDKADVRTLIHVALPATLEGYYQEIGRAGRDGRASKTILMHSYADQRTHDFFLKRDYPPIDTLQQVYKALSDEPTSLDDIRAQLQMDDETFSKAIEKLFIHGGADVDYNNNATRGKNKWSEPYTRQSDYRRNQMGLVQKYVDGHQCRMAALVQHFGDVEDGKTRCGICDFCNPSDSSAQQYRPASRQEEKSLEAILDALRGNSGKSLGKLLKELPGDLTRKELDGFLGALSKSGFVVVEDAEWIKDGETILYRKASLTAEGDQLEPGAQLEIQLPGATIERPATSRKLSVTKTATKSPSKSTRPQQLIELSAEAQQLEQALKGWRTTIAKKLGMPPFVVLHDRTLQAIAHARPATPNQLQEISGMGPAKVEKYGQQILEICNQA, via the coding sequence GTGGCCTCCCTCGCGATTGTTGATCCCATACCGAATGAATCTCTCTCGCTTGCGGAGTTGCTCCATAAGTTCTTCGGCTTCCCGACCTTTCGCGCCAATCAGGAAGCAGTCTGCCGCGCCACCGTGGACGGCGAGGATGTACTGCTCGTCATGCCCACAGGAGCAGGAAAATCCCTCTGCTACCAACTCCCAGCCATTGCCCGCGGCGGCACAGCTCTCGTCATCAGCCCACTCATCGCACTCATTGAAGATCAGTGCGCCAAACTCACCTCGCTCGGATTTGCAGTAGCCCGCATTCACTCCGGTCTCGACCGCTCCGTCAGCCGCCAGGCCTGCGTCGATTACCTCAACGGCACGCTGCAATTCCTCTTCATCGCCCCCGAACGCCTGCGCGTTCCCGGCTTTCCTGAAATGCTCGCCAAGCGCAAACCCGCCCTCATTGCCATCGATGAAGCCCACTGCATCTCACAATGGGGACACGACTTCCGCCCCGACTATCGCATGCTCGGCCAGTACCTTCCCGCGCTGCGCCCTGCTCCGGTAATCGCGCTCACGGCAACAGCAACACCGGCAGTCCAGCGCGACATCGTAGCCCAGCTCGGCCTCGCCAAAGCGAAAAAGTTCATCCACGGCTTCCGCCGCAGCAACCTCGCCATCGAAGTAGTCGAAGTCCCGATGCCCATGCGTGCCGACCTCGTCTGCGAACTACTCAAAGACCCCGCGCGCCGTCCCGCAATCATCTATGCCCCAGCCCGCAAACGCGCCGAAGAATTAGCCTCGCAGCTCTCGCAGGTCTGTACCGCGTCCGCGTACCACGCCGGCCTGCCGGCAGAGATTCGCGAGAACGTGCAGCAAAACTTCCAGAGCGGCAAGTTGGATTGCGTAGTAGCCACCATCGCCTTCGGTATGGGCATCGATAAAGCCGACGTACGTACCCTCATCCACGTTGCACTTCCGGCAACGCTCGAAGGCTACTATCAGGAGATCGGCCGCGCCGGTCGCGATGGCCGCGCCAGCAAAACCATCCTCATGCACTCCTACGCAGACCAGCGCACGCATGACTTTTTCCTCAAGCGCGACTATCCTCCCATCGACACGCTCCAGCAAGTCTACAAAGCCCTGAGCGATGAGCCAACGTCTCTCGACGACATCCGCGCTCAGCTTCAGATGGACGATGAAACCTTCTCCAAAGCCATTGAAAAACTCTTCATTCACGGCGGCGCCGACGTCGACTACAACAACAACGCTACACGCGGTAAAAACAAGTGGTCCGAGCCCTATACCCGCCAATCGGACTACCGGCGCAACCAGATGGGCCTCGTTCAGAAATACGTGGACGGCCACCAATGCCGCATGGCCGCACTCGTCCAGCACTTCGGCGATGTCGAAGACGGCAAGACTCGCTGCGGCATCTGCGACTTCTGCAACCCGAGCGATAGCTCCGCGCAACAATACCGCCCGGCATCTCGCCAGGAAGAAAAGTCCCTGGAAGCAATCCTCGATGCTCTGCGCGGCAACAGCGGCAAGTCTCTCGGCAAGTTATTAAAGGAGCTGCCCGGCGATCTCACTCGAAAAGAGTTGGATGGCTTCCTGGGCGCATTGTCCAAATCCGGCTTCGTCGTCGTAGAAGACGCCGAGTGGATCAAAGATGGCGAAACAATTCTCTATCGCAAAGCAAGCCTCACCGCCGAAGGCGATCAGCTTGAACCCGGTGCACAGCTTGAGATTCAGCTACCCGGCGCCACGATCGAACGCCCGGCTACCAGCCGTAAACTTTCTGTAACGAAAACAGCGACGAAATCGCCATCTAAATCAACCAGACCACAACAACTCATCGAACTTAGCGCCGAGGCCCAGCAACTGGAGCAGGCGCTTAAAGGCTGGCGCACAACAATCGCCAAAAAGCTGGGTATGCCGCCATTCGTCGTGCTGCACGATCGCACTCTTCAAGCCATAGCCCATGCTCGTCCGGCAACCCCAAATCAGCTGCAGGAAATCTCAGGCATGGGCCCGGCCAAAGTCGAAAAGTACGGCCAGCAGATTCTCGAAATCTGCAACCAGGCGTAG
- a CDS encoding FMN-dependent NADH-azoreductase produces the protein MPTLLHLDSSPLPTSISRELAAEFSKTWNHKHPDGKVIYRDLATNPAKPVDTTWIYSAYTPEDARSAEQKSALAHSDELIAELEQADEYVIGVAMHNFSIPSVLKLWVDQIARNGRTFSYGSAGPEGLLKGKKATLIVASGGVYEPGTPMGAYNFSDPYLRTILGFLGVTDVHVISAGGAAQVMTGAVDRGTFLKPSLDVVRNAVA, from the coding sequence ATGCCTACATTGCTTCACCTCGATTCGAGCCCACTTCCTACCTCTATCAGCCGTGAGTTGGCTGCTGAATTTTCCAAGACCTGGAATCACAAGCATCCCGACGGAAAGGTAATTTATCGCGATCTTGCTACCAATCCGGCCAAGCCAGTGGATACGACGTGGATTTATTCTGCCTACACTCCTGAGGATGCACGTTCGGCGGAGCAGAAGTCAGCGCTGGCTCACTCTGACGAACTGATTGCCGAGCTGGAACAGGCGGACGAGTACGTGATTGGCGTAGCTATGCACAATTTCTCGATTCCTTCCGTTCTCAAGCTCTGGGTGGACCAGATTGCCCGCAATGGACGGACTTTCTCTTATGGTTCTGCTGGTCCTGAGGGTCTTTTGAAGGGCAAGAAAGCGACGCTGATTGTGGCGAGCGGCGGCGTCTATGAGCCGGGAACGCCGATGGGTGCTTATAATTTCAGCGATCCTTATTTGAGGACTATACTTGGCTTCCTGGGCGTGACGGATGTCCATGTCATTTCAGCCGGTGGAGCGGCACAGGTGATGACCGGTGCTGTGGATCGTGGAACGTTCCTCAAGCCGAGCCTGGACGTTGTTCGCAACGCTGTTGCATAA
- a CDS encoding TetR/AcrR family transcriptional regulator — protein sequence MPISDCEVRDPRIRRTRQLLQGALQTLMQSKSFEEISVQDITDVATVNRATFYDHYTDKFALLDAMVAGGFHLLLHERNVIYDGTCPTAASAIILAACDYLAQTHHGGACSRQSAFEPLMDAAITTAIRRVLSVGVKKQADLSADNPASLSPEMVAAAASWAIYGAAKEWFYTPGHSTPEETVPQILQLVLPILQSANSHRPEPVLTAS from the coding sequence ATGCCAATTTCCGATTGCGAAGTTCGTGACCCACGTATCCGGCGCACCCGCCAGCTTCTACAGGGCGCGCTGCAAACGCTGATGCAATCGAAGAGTTTCGAAGAAATCTCCGTGCAGGACATCACCGATGTCGCAACTGTGAATCGCGCCACCTTCTACGATCACTACACCGACAAATTCGCCCTGCTGGACGCCATGGTCGCAGGCGGTTTTCACCTGCTGCTGCACGAGCGCAATGTCATCTACGACGGAACCTGCCCCACCGCCGCCAGCGCCATCATCCTCGCCGCATGTGACTACCTGGCGCAGACCCATCACGGAGGAGCGTGCAGCCGGCAAAGCGCATTCGAGCCGCTCATGGACGCTGCGATTACCACCGCCATCCGCCGCGTGCTCTCCGTTGGAGTTAAAAAGCAAGCTGACCTGTCGGCTGACAACCCAGCTTCCCTGTCCCCGGAAATGGTCGCTGCCGCCGCAAGCTGGGCCATCTACGGAGCAGCCAAAGAATGGTTCTACACCCCCGGCCACAGCACTCCAGAAGAGACAGTCCCGCAGATTCTGCAGCTGGTTCTACCTATCCTGCAATCGGCAAACTCCCATAGACCGGAACCAGTACTGACCGCTTCATAA
- a CDS encoding DUF6843 domain-containing protein: MTPTKEWRYYVTSLALACAMAAVASLLALHLSWVSPDVSQRLGTNGIRVFGLLLFWPTILGLVVSGFGVGPIRILSIVTCLVAGLWYFTLVTTAAISMGASTVRHPSRFLIPKGYVGWITIKHGREGAPSAFSNGKYVYQIPVSGIFETSSAVEDGWAHDEYFYYTKNGPLEEVPSTGWGQGGLIWGETVGVTTPGESRPKQMSEKFYVGTEEQFRANESHAISVSQ, from the coding sequence ATGACGCCCACAAAAGAATGGAGATATTATGTAACCTCTTTGGCACTTGCGTGCGCCATGGCAGCGGTCGCCTCCCTGCTGGCTCTCCACCTCTCATGGGTATCCCCCGACGTATCACAGAGACTCGGCACAAATGGCATAAGGGTCTTTGGATTACTGCTTTTTTGGCCGACGATCCTAGGTCTTGTCGTCAGCGGGTTTGGAGTGGGGCCAATCCGCATTCTTAGCATCGTGACATGCCTCGTAGCAGGCTTGTGGTACTTCACATTGGTCACGACAGCTGCGATCTCGATGGGAGCATCCACAGTACGTCACCCATCCCGCTTCCTGATACCTAAGGGGTATGTAGGGTGGATCACTATCAAGCATGGTCGGGAAGGTGCTCCCTCCGCATTTTCAAATGGGAAGTACGTGTACCAGATCCCCGTTTCCGGGATCTTTGAGACGTCTTCAGCTGTTGAAGATGGCTGGGCTCATGACGAATACTTTTACTACACCAAGAATGGTCCGCTCGAAGAAGTTCCTAGCACTGGTTGGGGTCAGGGTGGTTTGATCTGGGGAGAAACGGTCGGAGTAACAACACCGGGTGAGTCTAGACCAAAACAAATGAGTGAGAAGTTCTACGTCGGTACTGAGGAGCAATTTCGTGCCAACGAAAGCCATGCAATTAGCGTGTCACAGTGA
- a CDS encoding Orn/Lys/Arg family decarboxylase: MDEGRWVLLIASEVGGTDSVSDRAMERLVDAIRKEGYEVVRTSTPEDGLSLVKSDPSHSAILLDWDLEGENQFDERAALRIIRAVRRRNKKVPIFLIADRTLVSELPLEVVRQVHEYIHLFGDTPAFIASRVDFAVERYNEQLLPPYFRELKKYNDQGAYSWDAPGHMGGVAFLKHPVGMEFHKFFGENIMRSDLGISTSPLGSWLDHIGPPGESERNAARIFGADWTFYVLGGSSTSNQIVGHGVIGQDDIVIVDANCHKSICHSLTVTGARPVYLTPTRNGYGMIGLVPLKRFSPEAIKELIAKSPFSAGASSQEPVHAVVTNSTYDGLCYDVNRVVTELAQSVPRIHFDEAWYAYAKFHPIYRGRFAMDVSDDMPNRPALFAVQSTHKMLAAFSMASMVHIKLSPRAPLEFDQFNEAFMMHGTTSPFYPLIASLDVAAAMMDEPAGPTLMMETIFDAISFRKAMSSIAHRLRALENGDGWFFRLFQPDRVEDPIERLTYLFEDAPDELLAMNSSCWTLKPGEDWHGYQDEDVADEYCMLDPTKVTILMPGVNAQGVVAEWGIPAAILTEFLDARRVEIARTGDYTVLVLFSVGTSKGKWGSLLENLFEFKRLYDSEATLSEALPDLVTKYPQRYRNVSLKELSDEMHAAMVELRLSALEGEACELDTQEVLTPSQTYQKLLRNGTEKVKFTEMAGRIAGVMLVPYPPGIPVCMPGERLGGPDSPVVKLILALEEFGKRFPGFEREVHGIEVDAAGDYWMRGVIEATGKRSNGKNRPPSSAPPVKRKRRNVKAAALRPETGLGEQR; the protein is encoded by the coding sequence ATGGACGAAGGGCGTTGGGTACTGCTGATTGCCAGCGAGGTTGGTGGCACGGATTCGGTTTCAGACCGGGCAATGGAACGGCTGGTGGATGCAATCAGGAAAGAGGGTTACGAGGTGGTTCGTACCTCTACGCCAGAAGACGGTTTGTCGCTGGTGAAATCCGACCCATCGCATTCGGCTATTCTGCTGGACTGGGATCTGGAGGGCGAGAACCAGTTTGACGAGAGAGCCGCGCTGCGAATTATTCGCGCGGTGCGCCGTCGCAATAAGAAGGTGCCAATCTTCCTGATCGCAGACCGTACGCTGGTCAGTGAGCTTCCGCTTGAAGTGGTGCGACAGGTCCATGAGTACATTCATCTCTTTGGCGATACGCCGGCGTTTATTGCGAGCCGCGTGGACTTTGCCGTAGAGCGCTACAACGAGCAGTTGCTGCCGCCATATTTTCGCGAGCTGAAGAAGTACAACGACCAGGGCGCTTATAGCTGGGATGCTCCGGGGCATATGGGCGGAGTGGCGTTTTTGAAGCATCCGGTAGGCATGGAATTTCACAAGTTTTTTGGTGAAAACATCATGCGCTCCGATCTGGGTATCTCTACTTCGCCGCTGGGTTCATGGCTGGATCATATCGGGCCTCCAGGTGAGTCGGAGCGGAATGCTGCGCGTATTTTCGGCGCGGACTGGACGTTCTATGTGCTGGGCGGATCTTCAACTTCAAACCAGATTGTCGGGCATGGGGTTATCGGGCAGGATGACATTGTTATCGTCGATGCCAATTGCCATAAGTCGATTTGTCACTCGTTGACGGTGACAGGTGCGCGGCCCGTTTATCTGACGCCGACACGCAACGGTTACGGGATGATCGGGCTGGTCCCGTTGAAGCGGTTCAGTCCTGAAGCGATTAAAGAACTGATTGCGAAGAGTCCGTTCAGCGCGGGGGCTAGCTCGCAGGAGCCGGTTCATGCGGTGGTTACGAATTCGACTTATGACGGGCTTTGCTACGACGTGAATCGCGTGGTGACGGAGCTGGCGCAGTCCGTGCCGCGCATTCACTTTGATGAAGCGTGGTATGCGTATGCGAAGTTTCATCCGATCTATCGCGGGCGCTTTGCGATGGATGTTTCGGATGACATGCCGAATCGTCCGGCGCTGTTCGCGGTGCAGTCTACGCATAAGATGCTGGCGGCGTTTTCTATGGCGTCGATGGTGCATATCAAACTGAGCCCTCGTGCTCCGCTGGAGTTTGATCAGTTCAATGAAGCGTTCATGATGCATGGAACGACTTCGCCGTTCTATCCGCTGATTGCTTCGCTGGATGTTGCTGCGGCGATGATGGATGAGCCTGCAGGGCCGACGCTGATGATGGAAACGATCTTCGATGCGATCAGTTTCCGCAAGGCAATGTCTTCGATTGCGCATCGGTTGCGCGCGCTGGAGAATGGCGACGGCTGGTTCTTCCGGCTCTTTCAACCTGACAGGGTGGAAGACCCGATTGAACGCCTGACGTATCTTTTCGAGGATGCGCCGGATGAGTTGCTGGCGATGAATTCCAGTTGCTGGACACTGAAGCCAGGTGAGGATTGGCACGGCTATCAGGACGAGGATGTTGCCGACGAATACTGCATGTTGGACCCGACGAAGGTCACCATTCTGATGCCGGGCGTGAATGCGCAGGGCGTGGTGGCGGAGTGGGGAATTCCAGCGGCGATTCTGACGGAGTTTCTCGATGCGCGGCGCGTGGAGATTGCGCGTACTGGCGACTACACGGTCCTGGTGCTGTTCTCGGTGGGAACGAGCAAGGGCAAGTGGGGAAGCCTGCTGGAGAATCTTTTCGAGTTCAAGCGGCTTTATGATTCGGAAGCTACTCTGAGCGAGGCTTTGCCTGATCTGGTAACGAAATATCCGCAACGATACCGAAATGTTTCACTCAAGGAATTGAGTGACGAGATGCACGCGGCCATGGTTGAGTTGCGGCTGAGTGCTCTTGAAGGCGAGGCCTGCGAGTTGGATACGCAGGAGGTGTTGACGCCTTCGCAGACGTATCAGAAGCTGCTTCGGAACGGCACGGAAAAGGTGAAGTTCACGGAGATGGCCGGGCGCATTGCGGGCGTGATGCTGGTGCCTTATCCACCGGGAATTCCGGTTTGCATGCCGGGTGAGCGGTTGGGTGGGCCGGATAGTCCGGTGGTCAAGCTGATCCTGGCGCTGGAGGAGTTTGGCAAACGGTTCCCGGGCTTTGAGCGCGAGGTGCATGGCATCGAGGTGGACGCGGCCGGCGACTACTGGATGCGCGGCGTGATCGAGGCGACAGGGAAGCGAAGCAACGGAAAGAATCGTCCGCCTAGTTCTGCACCGCCGGTAAAACGCAAACGCAGGAATGTGAAAGCTGCGGCGCTACGGCCTGAGACCGGGTTGGGCGAACAGCGGTAA
- the pdxS gene encoding pyridoxal 5'-phosphate synthase lyase subunit PdxS, producing the protein MAEANQNESFTSTSLRLKVGLAEMLKGGVIMDVMNVEQARIAEESGAVAVMALERVPAMIRAEGGVARMANPKLIKEIIAAVSVPVMAKARIGHFAEAQILQALGVDFIDESEVLTPADEAHHIDKHAFTTPFVCGARNLGEALRRIAEGAAMIRTKGEAGTGDVVHAVQHMRQITRELRQITVLREEELYHAAKEHGAPYELIRLVAKTGKLPVPNFSAGGIATPADAALMMQLGAETVFVGSGIFMKERATPLDVEHNQKEREEAVSRAKAIVLATTHFNDPKVLAEVSEQVTGTMKGLAAAAIEEQHLLQTRGW; encoded by the coding sequence ATGGCTGAAGCAAATCAAAACGAGAGCTTTACCAGCACGAGCCTGCGCCTCAAGGTAGGCCTGGCCGAAATGCTCAAAGGCGGCGTCATCATGGACGTCATGAACGTAGAACAGGCACGCATCGCCGAAGAATCCGGCGCAGTCGCCGTCATGGCGCTGGAGCGCGTACCTGCCATGATCCGCGCCGAGGGCGGTGTAGCCCGCATGGCCAACCCCAAACTCATCAAGGAAATCATTGCCGCCGTCTCCGTCCCGGTCATGGCCAAGGCCCGCATCGGCCACTTCGCTGAAGCCCAGATCCTCCAGGCCCTCGGCGTTGACTTCATCGACGAGAGCGAAGTCCTCACCCCCGCCGACGAAGCACACCACATCGACAAGCATGCCTTCACCACGCCGTTCGTATGCGGCGCCCGCAACCTCGGTGAAGCACTCCGCCGCATCGCCGAAGGCGCAGCCATGATCCGCACCAAGGGCGAAGCAGGAACCGGAGACGTAGTTCACGCCGTGCAGCACATGCGCCAGATCACCCGCGAACTGCGCCAGATCACCGTCCTCCGCGAAGAAGAGCTCTACCACGCAGCCAAAGAGCACGGCGCGCCCTACGAACTCATCCGCCTCGTCGCCAAGACCGGCAAACTGCCCGTTCCCAATTTCTCCGCCGGCGGCATCGCCACCCCCGCAGACGCAGCCCTCATGATGCAGCTCGGTGCAGAGACAGTCTTCGTTGGCTCCGGCATCTTCATGAAAGAACGCGCCACCCCGCTCGACGTCGAACACAACCAGAAGGAACGCGAAGAAGCGGTATCCCGCGCCAAGGCAATCGTCCTGGCCACCACCCACTTCAACGACCCAAAGGTCCTCGCCGAAGTAAGCGAACAAGTCACCGGCACCATGAAGGGCCTGGCCGCCGCCGCAATCGAAGAGCAACACCTCCTCCAAACCCGCGGCTGGTAG